A region of the Kaistia geumhonensis genome:
TGATGGCCGGCGGTTTCCCGCTCGAATTTCCGGTGACGAGCCTCGGCGAGCCGCTGATGCGGCCGACGACGATGATGTTCCGCAATCTCGTCGCGATGGATGTCGAGGAGACGATCCGCGCCAACCCGATCGACGGCGTCGTGCTGCTCGCCGGCTGCGACAAGACCACCCCGGCGCTGCTCATGGGCGCCGCGAGCTGCGATATCCCCGCCATCCTCGTCTCGGGCGGCCCGATGCTGAACGGGCGCTATCAGGGGCGGGTGCTCGGCTCGGGCACCGACGTGTTCAACCTCGACCAGGAATATCGCACCGGCAAGATCACCAAGGCCGATGTCGAGGCGGCGGAAGCGGCGATGAGCCGGTCGGCGGGCTCGTGCATGACGATGGGCACCGCGTCGACCATGGCGCTGATCGCCGAGGCGATGGGCATCGGCCTGCCGATGAACGGCACCATCCCCGCGCCCGACAGCCGCCGCGCCGTGCTCGCCGAGGAGGCCGGCAAGCGCGCCGTGCGTCTCGTCGAACAGGATATCCGCATCTCGAAGATCCTGACGCGCGAAGCCTTCGAGAATGCGGTGAAGGTGGCCGGCGCGATCGGCGGCTCGACCAATGCCGTCGTGCATCTCCTCGCGCTCGCCGGCCGTCTCGGCGTTCCGTTCACGCTTGCCGACTGGGACGAGCTCGGCCGCGACGTGCCTTGCCTCGTCGACCTGAAGCCGTCTGGCCGCTTCCTGATGGAAGAGTTCTTCGATGCCGGCGGCCTGCCCGTCGTGATGCGCCGCATCGCGGAGAAGCTCCATCTCGGTGCTCCGGCGGTCGAGGGCGGCACGATGGGCGAGCGCATCGCCGATGCGCGCGGCTGGAACGACGAGGTCATCCGCACGGTCGACAATCCGCTGACG
Encoded here:
- a CDS encoding IlvD/Edd family dehydratase; amino-acid sequence: MPATAADASTSSQGGAPRRSAEWFGRVGKYGFIPRSWMKSQGFSAELFDGRPVIGICNTWSELTNCNRHLRELAEHVKRGVLMAGGFPLEFPVTSLGEPLMRPTTMMFRNLVAMDVEETIRANPIDGVVLLAGCDKTTPALLMGAASCDIPAILVSGGPMLNGRYQGRVLGSGTDVFNLDQEYRTGKITKADVEAAEAAMSRSAGSCMTMGTASTMALIAEAMGIGLPMNGTIPAPDSRRAVLAEEAGKRAVRLVEQDIRISKILTREAFENAVKVAGAIGGSTNAVVHLLALAGRLGVPFTLADWDELGRDVPCLVDLKPSGRFLMEEFFDAGGLPVVMRRIAEKLHLGAPAVEGGTMGERIADARGWNDEVIRTVDNPLTPKGGLVVLRGNLAPDGAILKPSAASPRLMQHRGRAVVFKDADDLRARIDDPDLDVDADSVLVLQNAGPRGYPGMPEVGTMALPKKLLAAGVTDMVRVSDARMSGTAFGTVVLHVAPESALGGPLALVRTGDMIVLDTAGRRIDVEIDAEEMARRRAAFVPPAPAYERGYGKIFIDHVQQADKGVDFDFLVGQSGTPPSKVSF